From the genome of Cytophagia bacterium CHB2:
AATGAACACTCGAATGAGCTTTTGCATGACCAATCCCTGCGAAAATCAGAGCGCCCGAAGCCACTCTAACACCGGGTATATGAACGCGCCAATCAATAGGTGGCGAAGATTGCAGCGAATTCGATATCCCTGGTTTTGTCTGCGGTGATGCTGTGGGACATGCTTTGTGAGTCGGGCAACAGCGCGAAGCTTTAGGGCAACGAAGTCTTCGCTGCCCTAATCCTATCGCGTTTCAGCAAGAAATGTATTGCACGAATTAATAAGAACGGCGTCCGCCGCCATAGCCGCCGCCGCCGCCACGATTGCCAAAGCCACCGCCGCCGCTCGGACGACGATCATTGGTGCGCGGGCGGGCCTCGTTGACGTTAAGGGATTTCCCGTCGACTTCGCGGCCGTTCAGTCCGCTCACGGCTGCATCCGCCTCGCTTTTGGTGGGCATTTCCACAAAGCCAAAGCCTTTGGATTCACCGCTGAATTTATCTTTGATAATTTCAGCCGAAGCCACCTGGCCGAACGTTTCGAACATTTGTTGCAACGCATCCGAGGTGACGCGGCGGGAGAGATTTCCAACGAAAAGCTTCATAAAAGGACCATCCTGAAATTAAATGTGAACAGCATGAGTGAAACTGATGACTAATTGAATGCCGGCCGGCGGCTGCGGGATTTGGTTCTACTGTGTCCCGCCGCAGCGGAACGCCCGTTGCCGTTGGGTCGCCGGGAAAAACCACGACGCGTAAAATTGTTTTGCCGGCGTCCACGCTCTTCCGGGGGGGTGGTCGAGGCGCGGCTGTAATCGAATTCCGCGATATTTTGGCGCGGA
Proteins encoded in this window:
- a CDS encoding RNA-binding protein, which codes for MKLFVGNLSRRVTSDALQQMFETFGQVASAEIIKDKFSGESKGFGFVEMPTKSEADAAVSGLNGREVDGKSLNVNEARPRTNDRRPSGGGGFGNRGGGGGYGGGRRSY